A genomic region of Magnolia sinica isolate HGM2019 chromosome 6, MsV1, whole genome shotgun sequence contains the following coding sequences:
- the LOC131249788 gene encoding probable disease resistance protein At1g15890, translating to MQELSSRESDIKNELKMAEVVCSKKRKAEVCLWLENVEKITSEVTKIEDDSKQAKRYLIPSHLALEKRVVKKIEEVVKLKEKGQFSEGLLADLLLENGSMPATKLMGRTTVERNILEQIWESLINQEVRTIGVYGLEGVGKTTIMTHIYNKIESSRVFDTAIWVTVSNDSNIERLQNGIAQAIGLELSNKEDEMIRSMMRREKFVIIFDDVWKSFPLEKVGIPEGNAYKIVLTTRFKNVCRSMQQEMIDMKALLKEEA from the coding sequence ATGCAGGAGTTGAGTAGTCGAGAGTCCGACATAAAGAATGAATTGAAAATGGCGGAGGTAGTATGTAGTAAGAAGCGAAAAGCAGAGGTGTGTTTATGGTTGGAAAATGTGGAAAAGATTACAAGCGAAGTTACTAAAATAGAAGATGATTCTAAACAAGCAAAGAGATATTTAATCCCTTCTCATTTAGCACTGGAAAAGCGTGTCGTAAAGAAAATTGAAGAGgtggtgaagcttaaggagaaagGTCAATTTTCAGAAGGGTTACTTGCTGATCTATTACTTGAAAATGGAAGCATGCCGGCTACAAAACTCATGGGTAGAACAACAGTAGAAAGAAATATTTTGGAACAGATTTGGGAGTCCTTGATAAATCAAGAGGTCAGAACTATTGGTGTCTATGGTTTGGAGGGAGTCGGCAAAACAACCATCATGACCCACATCTACAATAAAATAGAGAGTTCTAGAGTATTTGACACTGCCATTTGGGTGACAGTGTCTAATGATTCTAATATTGAGAGACTACAGAATGGTATTGCACAAGCAATAGGATTGGAGCTTTCCAATAAAGAAGATGAAATGATAAGGTCAATGATGCGTAGGGAAAAGTTCGTTATCATCTTTGATGATGTGTGGAAATCGTTTCCTTTGGAGAAGGTAGGGATTCCCGAAGGCAATGCATACAAAATAGTATTGACTACTCGATTTAAAAATGTGTGCCGATCCATGCAGCAGGAAATGATTGACATGAAGGCTCTTTTGAAAGAAGAAGCATAG